From one Accipiter gentilis chromosome 3, bAccGen1.1, whole genome shotgun sequence genomic stretch:
- the DLC1 gene encoding rho GTPase-activating protein 7 isoform X2, whose translation MHHPVKAPLRRSFSDHIRDSTARALDVIWKNTRDRRLAEIEAKEACDWLRAAGFPQYAQLYEDLLFPIDIALVKREHDFLDRDAIEALCRRLNTLNKCAVMKLEISPHRKRSEDSDEDEPCAISGKWTFQRDSKRWSRLEEFDVFPPKPDLNTPSPEAPHLTNAASHESVLTDLSERQEVASILSISSTSSHQPTLQSEASTTRTNSVVSVCSSNNFVANDDTFSSLPSPRELNSFSFNTKGNEKNAKSKTKSLLKRMESLKIKSSHHGKSKAPSKLGLIISGPILQEGMDEDKLKQLNCVEISALNGNHISLPMVRKRSVSNSTQTSSSSSQSETSSAVSTPSPVTRTRSLSAYNKRVGMYLEGFDPFNQSTFSDVMEQNFKNRGSFAEDTVFFIPEDHKPGTFPKALSNGNFSPTESSASVNWRTGSFHGHGHLTLRRQNSGDSSKEMGMGKRRNSSSSVSSRLSIYDNVPGSILYSSTSDLADLENEDIFPELDDILYHVKGMQRIVNQWSEKFSDEGDSDSALDSISPCPSSPKQIHLDVDNDRTTPSDLDSTGNSLNETEEPVGMQDRRDSGVGASLTRSSRHRLRWHSFQSSHRPSLSSASLQINCQSVAQMNLLQKYSLLKLTALLEKYTPSNKHGFSWAVPKFMKRIKVPDYKDRNVFGVPLQVNVQRTGQPLPQSIQQAMRYLRNHCLDQVGLFRKSGVKSRIQALRQMNENSTDSVNYEGQSAYDVADMLKQFFRDLPEPLMTNKLSETFLQIYQYVPKDQRLQAIKAAIMLLPDENREVLQILLYFLSDVTAAVKENQMTPTNLAVCLAPSLFHLNTLKRENSSPRVMQRKPSLGKPDQKDLNENLAATQGLAHMIAECKKLFQIPEEMSRGRNSYTEQDLRPLSLEELRGGSSTAEPSDYHCYLQDCVDDLLKEMKEKFKGWVSCSTSEQAELAYKKVCEGPPLRLWKTTIEIPAIPEDVLNRLLKEQHLWDEDLIDSKVIEPLDSQTDIYQYVQNSMAPHPARDFVVLRTWRTNFPKGACVLLATSVDHDRAPVAGVRVNVLLSRYLIEPCGSGKSKLTYMCRIDLRGHMPDWYTKSFGHLCASEVVKIRDSFSHQSLESKEVKSR comes from the exons GCGCTTAAATACTTTAAACAAATGTGCAGTGATGAAGCTAGAAATTAGTCCCCACAGGAAAAGG AGCGAAGATTCGGATGAAGATGAACCTTGTGCAATAAGTGGCAAATGGACTTTTCAGAGGGACAGCAAGAGGTGGTCAAGGCTTGAAGAGTTTGATGTGTTTCCTCCGAAACCGGACTTGAATACCCCCTCCCCAGAAGCTCCTCACCTTACTAACGCAGCAAGCCATGAGAGTGTGCTAACAGACCTCAGCGAACGCCAGGAGGTGGCTTCTATTCTGAGcatcagcagcaccagcagccaccAACCAACCCTGCAGAGCGAAGCATCTACCACCAGGACAAACTCAGTTGTGAGCGTTTGTTCATCAAACAATTTCGTAGCAAACGATGACACATTCAGCAGCCTGCCCTCGCCCAGGGAGCTGAATAGCTTCAGCTTCAACACGAAAGGCAATGAGAAGAACGCCAAGTCCAAAACAAAGAGCCTGCTCAAGAGAATGGAGAGCCTGAAAATCAAGAGCTCTCACCATGGCAAGAGCAAAGCTCCTTCAAAGCTTGGCCTTATTATTAGCGGGCCCATCCTGCAGGAGGGCATGGATGAAGATAAACTGAAACAACTTAACTGCGTGGAGATTTCTGCCCTCAACGGCAATCACATCAGCCTCCCCATGGTACGAAAGAGGAGCGTCTCCAATTCCACccagaccagcagcagcagtagtcagTCTGAGACGAGCAGTGCCGTCAGCACACCCAGTCCTGTCACGCGAACACGCAGCCTCAGCGCATACAATAAAAGGGTGGGCATGTACCTGGAAGGCTTCGACCCCTTCAACCAGTCAACGTTCAGCGACGTGATGGAGCAGAACTTCAAGAACCGGGGAAGCTTTGCAGAAGACACCGTGTTTTTTATCCCTGAAGATCATAAGCCCGGCACTTTTCCCAAAGCACTCTCCAACGGCAACTTctccccaacagaaagcagcgcCTCTGTGAACTGGAGGACAGGGAGTTTCCACGGACATGGCCATCTCACCCTCCGGAGGCAAAACAGTGGCGACAGCTCCAAAGAGATGGGCATGGGGAAAAGGCGCAACTCCTCCAGCTCGGTCAGCAGCCGCCTGAGTATTTACGACAACGTGCCAGGCTCAATCCTGTATTCCAGTACGAGCGACCTGGCTGACCTCGAAAATGAAGACATATTCCCAGAACTAGATGACATCCTATACCACGTCAAAGGGATGCAGAGGATAGTAAACCAGTGGTCAGAGAAGTTCTCGGACGAAGGGGACTCCGACTCGGCACTCGACTCCATCTCCCCGTGTCCTTCCTCTCCAAAGCAGATCCACCTCGATGTAGATAACGATCGAACAACACCGAGTGACCTTGACAGTACGGGAAATTCACTGAATGAAACGGAAGAGCCCGTGGGGATGCAGGACAGGAGGGACTCTGGGGTGGGCGCATCGCTGACACGGTCCAGCAG GCACAGGCTGAGGTGGCACAGCTTTCAGAGCTCCCACCGGCCCAGCCTCAGCTCGGCGTCGCTGCAGATCAACTGCCAGTCCGTGGCGCAGATGAACCTGCTGCAGAAGTACTCTCTCCTCAAGCTGACTGCTCTCCTGGAGAAGTACACGCCTTCCAACAAgcatggtttcagctg GGCAGTACCAAAATTTATGAAAAGGATAAAGGTGCCGGATTATAAAGACCGAAATGTGTTTGGAGTACCGCTGCAAGTCAATGTCCAGCGCACGGGGCAGCCTCTTCCACAGAGCATTCAGCAAGCCATGCGGTACCTCCGCAACCACTGCCTGGATCAG GTTGGACTGTTCAGGAAATCTGGAGTCAAATCAAGAATTCAGGCTTTGCGTCAGATGAATGAGAACTCAACAGACAGCGTCAACTATGAAGGCCAGTCTGCTTACGATGTAGCAGACATGTTAAAGCAATTCTTCCGTGATCTCCCTGAGCCTCTCATGACCAACAAACTCTCCGAGACCTTCTTACAGATATACCAAT ATGTGCCAAAGGATCAGCGTCTCCAGGCTATCAAGGCTGCCATTATGCTTTTACCTGATGAGAACAGGGAGGTCCTCCAGATTCTTCTCTATTTCCTGAGTGATGTCACAGCTGCAGTGAAGGAAAACCAGATGACACCAACCAACCTGGCTGTCTGCTTAGCACCTTCCCTCTTCCACTTAAACACTCTCAAAAGAGAGAATTCTTCCCCAAG GGTGATGCAACGAAAACCAAGCCTAGGAAAACCTGACCAGAAAGACCTAAATGAAAATCTGGCTGCAACCCAAGGGCTAGCTCATATGATCGCTGAATGCAAGAAGCTCTTTCAG ATACCCGAAGAAATGAGCAGGGGCCGGAACTCATACACGGAGCAGGACCTGCGTCCCCTCAGCCTGGAGGAGCTCCGGGGCGGCAGCAGCACGGCCGAGCCCTCCGATTACCACTGCTACCTCCAGGACTGCGTGGATGACTTGCTCAAAGAGATGAAGGAGAAGTTTAAAGGCTGGGTCAGCTGCTCCACCTCAGAGCAAGCAGAGCTGGCCTACAAGAAG GTATGTGAAGGTCCCCCACTCCGGTTATGGAAAACTACCATTGAAATCCCAGCTATACCAGAGGACGTTTTAAATCGTTTACTTAAAGAGCAGCATCTTTGGGATGAAGATCTTATAGATTCAAAAGTAATCGAACCTTTGGATAGCCAGACAGATATATACCAGTATGTCCAGAACAGCATGGCACCTCACCCAGCCAGGGACTTCGTAGTCTTAAG aaCATGGAGGACAAACTTCCCGAAAGGAGCTTGTGTGCTTCTTGCAACTTCAGTGGACCATGACCGTGCTCCAGTGGCAGGTGTTAGAGTCAATGTGCTCCTGTCTAGGTATCTGATTGAGCCCTGCGGGTCAGGAAAATCTAAACTCACCTACATGTGCAGAATTGATTTAAG GGGCCACATGCCAGACTGGTACACCAAGTCTTTTGGACACTTGTGTGCATCTGAAGTCGTTAAGATACGAGACTCTTTCAGTCATCAGAGTCTTGAGAGCAAGGAAGTAAAATCCAGGTGA
- the DLC1 gene encoding rho GTPase-activating protein 7 isoform X3, with amino-acid sequence MILTQIEAKEACDWLRAAGFPQYAQLYEDLLFPIDIALVKREHDFLDRDAIEALCRRLNTLNKCAVMKLEISPHRKRSEDSDEDEPCAISGKWTFQRDSKRWSRLEEFDVFPPKPDLNTPSPEAPHLTNAASHESVLTDLSERQEVASILSISSTSSHQPTLQSEASTTRTNSVVSVCSSNNFVANDDTFSSLPSPRELNSFSFNTKGNEKNAKSKTKSLLKRMESLKIKSSHHGKSKAPSKLGLIISGPILQEGMDEDKLKQLNCVEISALNGNHISLPMVRKRSVSNSTQTSSSSSQSETSSAVSTPSPVTRTRSLSAYNKRVGMYLEGFDPFNQSTFSDVMEQNFKNRGSFAEDTVFFIPEDHKPGTFPKALSNGNFSPTESSASVNWRTGSFHGHGHLTLRRQNSGDSSKEMGMGKRRNSSSSVSSRLSIYDNVPGSILYSSTSDLADLENEDIFPELDDILYHVKGMQRIVNQWSEKFSDEGDSDSALDSISPCPSSPKQIHLDVDNDRTTPSDLDSTGNSLNETEEPVGMQDRRDSGVGASLTRSSRHRLRWHSFQSSHRPSLSSASLQINCQSVAQMNLLQKYSLLKLTALLEKYTPSNKHGFSWAVPKFMKRIKVPDYKDRNVFGVPLQVNVQRTGQPLPQSIQQAMRYLRNHCLDQVGLFRKSGVKSRIQALRQMNENSTDSVNYEGQSAYDVADMLKQFFRDLPEPLMTNKLSETFLQIYQYVPKDQRLQAIKAAIMLLPDENREVLQILLYFLSDVTAAVKENQMTPTNLAVCLAPSLFHLNTLKRENSSPRVMQRKPSLGKPDQKDLNENLAATQGLAHMIAECKKLFQIPEEMSRGRNSYTEQDLRPLSLEELRGGSSTAEPSDYHCYLQDCVDDLLKEMKEKFKGWVSCSTSEQAELAYKKVCEGPPLRLWKTTIEIPAIPEDVLNRLLKEQHLWDEDLIDSKVIEPLDSQTDIYQYVQNSMAPHPARDFVVLRTWRTNFPKGACVLLATSVDHDRAPVAGVRVNVLLSRYLIEPCGSGKSKLTYMCRIDLRGHMPDWYTKSFGHLCASEVVKIRDSFSHQSLESKEVKSR; translated from the exons GCGCTTAAATACTTTAAACAAATGTGCAGTGATGAAGCTAGAAATTAGTCCCCACAGGAAAAGG AGCGAAGATTCGGATGAAGATGAACCTTGTGCAATAAGTGGCAAATGGACTTTTCAGAGGGACAGCAAGAGGTGGTCAAGGCTTGAAGAGTTTGATGTGTTTCCTCCGAAACCGGACTTGAATACCCCCTCCCCAGAAGCTCCTCACCTTACTAACGCAGCAAGCCATGAGAGTGTGCTAACAGACCTCAGCGAACGCCAGGAGGTGGCTTCTATTCTGAGcatcagcagcaccagcagccaccAACCAACCCTGCAGAGCGAAGCATCTACCACCAGGACAAACTCAGTTGTGAGCGTTTGTTCATCAAACAATTTCGTAGCAAACGATGACACATTCAGCAGCCTGCCCTCGCCCAGGGAGCTGAATAGCTTCAGCTTCAACACGAAAGGCAATGAGAAGAACGCCAAGTCCAAAACAAAGAGCCTGCTCAAGAGAATGGAGAGCCTGAAAATCAAGAGCTCTCACCATGGCAAGAGCAAAGCTCCTTCAAAGCTTGGCCTTATTATTAGCGGGCCCATCCTGCAGGAGGGCATGGATGAAGATAAACTGAAACAACTTAACTGCGTGGAGATTTCTGCCCTCAACGGCAATCACATCAGCCTCCCCATGGTACGAAAGAGGAGCGTCTCCAATTCCACccagaccagcagcagcagtagtcagTCTGAGACGAGCAGTGCCGTCAGCACACCCAGTCCTGTCACGCGAACACGCAGCCTCAGCGCATACAATAAAAGGGTGGGCATGTACCTGGAAGGCTTCGACCCCTTCAACCAGTCAACGTTCAGCGACGTGATGGAGCAGAACTTCAAGAACCGGGGAAGCTTTGCAGAAGACACCGTGTTTTTTATCCCTGAAGATCATAAGCCCGGCACTTTTCCCAAAGCACTCTCCAACGGCAACTTctccccaacagaaagcagcgcCTCTGTGAACTGGAGGACAGGGAGTTTCCACGGACATGGCCATCTCACCCTCCGGAGGCAAAACAGTGGCGACAGCTCCAAAGAGATGGGCATGGGGAAAAGGCGCAACTCCTCCAGCTCGGTCAGCAGCCGCCTGAGTATTTACGACAACGTGCCAGGCTCAATCCTGTATTCCAGTACGAGCGACCTGGCTGACCTCGAAAATGAAGACATATTCCCAGAACTAGATGACATCCTATACCACGTCAAAGGGATGCAGAGGATAGTAAACCAGTGGTCAGAGAAGTTCTCGGACGAAGGGGACTCCGACTCGGCACTCGACTCCATCTCCCCGTGTCCTTCCTCTCCAAAGCAGATCCACCTCGATGTAGATAACGATCGAACAACACCGAGTGACCTTGACAGTACGGGAAATTCACTGAATGAAACGGAAGAGCCCGTGGGGATGCAGGACAGGAGGGACTCTGGGGTGGGCGCATCGCTGACACGGTCCAGCAG GCACAGGCTGAGGTGGCACAGCTTTCAGAGCTCCCACCGGCCCAGCCTCAGCTCGGCGTCGCTGCAGATCAACTGCCAGTCCGTGGCGCAGATGAACCTGCTGCAGAAGTACTCTCTCCTCAAGCTGACTGCTCTCCTGGAGAAGTACACGCCTTCCAACAAgcatggtttcagctg GGCAGTACCAAAATTTATGAAAAGGATAAAGGTGCCGGATTATAAAGACCGAAATGTGTTTGGAGTACCGCTGCAAGTCAATGTCCAGCGCACGGGGCAGCCTCTTCCACAGAGCATTCAGCAAGCCATGCGGTACCTCCGCAACCACTGCCTGGATCAG GTTGGACTGTTCAGGAAATCTGGAGTCAAATCAAGAATTCAGGCTTTGCGTCAGATGAATGAGAACTCAACAGACAGCGTCAACTATGAAGGCCAGTCTGCTTACGATGTAGCAGACATGTTAAAGCAATTCTTCCGTGATCTCCCTGAGCCTCTCATGACCAACAAACTCTCCGAGACCTTCTTACAGATATACCAAT ATGTGCCAAAGGATCAGCGTCTCCAGGCTATCAAGGCTGCCATTATGCTTTTACCTGATGAGAACAGGGAGGTCCTCCAGATTCTTCTCTATTTCCTGAGTGATGTCACAGCTGCAGTGAAGGAAAACCAGATGACACCAACCAACCTGGCTGTCTGCTTAGCACCTTCCCTCTTCCACTTAAACACTCTCAAAAGAGAGAATTCTTCCCCAAG GGTGATGCAACGAAAACCAAGCCTAGGAAAACCTGACCAGAAAGACCTAAATGAAAATCTGGCTGCAACCCAAGGGCTAGCTCATATGATCGCTGAATGCAAGAAGCTCTTTCAG ATACCCGAAGAAATGAGCAGGGGCCGGAACTCATACACGGAGCAGGACCTGCGTCCCCTCAGCCTGGAGGAGCTCCGGGGCGGCAGCAGCACGGCCGAGCCCTCCGATTACCACTGCTACCTCCAGGACTGCGTGGATGACTTGCTCAAAGAGATGAAGGAGAAGTTTAAAGGCTGGGTCAGCTGCTCCACCTCAGAGCAAGCAGAGCTGGCCTACAAGAAG GTATGTGAAGGTCCCCCACTCCGGTTATGGAAAACTACCATTGAAATCCCAGCTATACCAGAGGACGTTTTAAATCGTTTACTTAAAGAGCAGCATCTTTGGGATGAAGATCTTATAGATTCAAAAGTAATCGAACCTTTGGATAGCCAGACAGATATATACCAGTATGTCCAGAACAGCATGGCACCTCACCCAGCCAGGGACTTCGTAGTCTTAAG aaCATGGAGGACAAACTTCCCGAAAGGAGCTTGTGTGCTTCTTGCAACTTCAGTGGACCATGACCGTGCTCCAGTGGCAGGTGTTAGAGTCAATGTGCTCCTGTCTAGGTATCTGATTGAGCCCTGCGGGTCAGGAAAATCTAAACTCACCTACATGTGCAGAATTGATTTAAG GGGCCACATGCCAGACTGGTACACCAAGTCTTTTGGACACTTGTGTGCATCTGAAGTCGTTAAGATACGAGACTCTTTCAGTCATCAGAGTCTTGAGAGCAAGGAAGTAAAATCCAGGTGA